The Paenibacillus amylolyticus genome contains the following window.
CGTACTTCTGCCTTACCTCGTTCAGAACATGGCTCACCCTCTCGGGTGTCATATGCTCTGCTGATATCTGAATCAAGCCGGGATGGCTGTACATCTGATCTGCCGAGCGAAGACCACGCAGGCCAATCTGTACAACAGCAGCAACCGTACCCTGCTCAAGCAGATGTCTTACAAAATTGGAGTGACTGGGATTCTCCTGATGAATGGCATCAATACCGCAATCATGATGGGCATCGAATTGTACCAGCATCCTTCGACTGCCCAAAGCCTTTGCCATCATCTGAAGCACTGCATATGTAATGGAATGGTCGCCGCCAATGCAGCACAATAGCGCCTGTTGATCCAGCGCATGATCCAGTGCGGCGGCCAGCCCTTTTTGATAAGGAACTGCTGTATGCGCCTCCGCTTCATCCATAAGGCAAGTACCCCAATCCTGCATGGCAACATGCTCGAGCAATCGTCTCCCACTTCCGATATCGAACAAGCTTGAATTCCCGGACTCTTGCAACGATGGATAGATGACCTTTTTCCATGATTCTACTCGTAACGCATGCGCGAGTCCGGCAACGCTGGAATTGACCATGCTTGTCCCGCCCGAATACGGAATACCCATT
Protein-coding sequences here:
- a CDS encoding arginase family protein, with protein sequence MVNSSVAGLAHALRVESWKKVIYPSLQESGNSSLFDIGSGRRLLEHVAMQDWGTCLMDEAEAHTAVPYQKGLAAALDHALDQQALLCCIGGDHSITYAVLQMMAKALGSRRMLVQFDAHHDCGIDAIHQENPSHSNFVRHLLEQGTVAAVVQIGLRGLRSADQMYSHPGLIQISAEHMTPERVSHVLNEVRQKYDVDSAYLTFDLDSLDPGSFPFVDFPIAAGPTWQNIRDCVTAALEVPIAYQGMDLVEGQGVQSDRPIPGQYELALRMLAYMVDGIDRNRRRFEKSSRIRIARDEMLSGAGVSMNKGLKEE